A single genomic interval of Pochonia chlamydosporia 170 chromosome 7, whole genome shotgun sequence harbors:
- a CDS encoding ankyrin repeat protein (similar to Metarhizium robertsii ARSEF 23 XP_007826088.1): MHDRTPNASEWAVLNTSGQHHQQQDRPPPAIVVHLSTPSGALVQAIFDQDLQAVNKVLDSKPDLANNLVSHRGPLYKKWLQDQNAGMGCCRTPRDLFYGTPPRLVEPAVVFAATAHSWKDASCVPRDIPAESVTIVRTLIERGATLSCSLGPHDPVIIDMVHQFVWPQQAIWTACSRQDSPEILELLVRAGADPLGSAINTTELREMAIEAATMNDGGGSVAFLLDCAIAAQDKIGDYIDMLQLAASMANERVVDVFLQKGAVELINKRLSPVHEHYNPFDSIERPRHLSPKLGCTVLMQVVLCEAFGYSGYKGSGLVRAWALPNNLRHRESLVHSLLDAGADATVRRIEDNATLVHGVCRWAGPNIIRRIISTSGCDIDETYHHKPSPSSNRHFDVAPPEFTCGGDGVGYLHIAARYFNLLGAQELIESGLQPREDASGRTALHWVALSDEEYSNFREEQRAKQRGYTSDPGLDCNPALQMSKYLVETGVAIDAQDCCGRTALHYTCRFKNVGLIIQLLSLNANCGVKDNEGNTALHALAQKGFARDVIHADDENILVVSELVLAFTRNQSFKPNEKNVNGETALIIACKMASITTVEVLLSIGCNPNISDEDLCTPLHHILLSPDHLHPDDTAESEQWEREDMRIDKLKKLLLVAGANERLVNNKGQTFADMRAAEAMAIAAARERGKEHIERLKRAREEEERGRRSRGHRFGLGSSGRGRVPASILDPEDPIPVSGAGHGRGNGR; the protein is encoded by the coding sequence ATGCATGACAGAACTCCCAACGCGTCTGAATGGGCTGTGCTAAACACTTCaggacaacaccaccagcagcaagatcGACCGCCGCCCGCAATCGTCGTTCACCTCAGCACGCCGTCTGGGGCGCTTGTCCAAGCAATATTCGACCAGGACCTCCAAGCAGTGAATAAGGTTCTCGACTCTAAGCCGGATCTGGCAAACAACCTCGTGTCACATCGAGGCCCTCTGTACAAGAAATGGCTGCAAGATCAAAATGCCGGGATGGGTTGTTGTCGGACCCCACGCGATTTGTTTTATGGAACACCGCCCAGACTGGTCGAGCCGGCTGTTGTTTTTGCCGCGACAGCACACAGCTGGAAGGATGCGTCATGTGTCCCACGCGATATCCCAGCAGAGAGTGTTACGATTGTTAGGACTCTCATCGAGAGGGGAGCAACTCTTTCATGTTCCCTAGGCCCACATGACCCAGTCATTATTGACATGGTGCATCAATTTGTTTGGCCTCAACAGGCTATCTGGACAGCTTGTTCAAGGCAGGACAGTCCTGAAATCTTAGAGCTTCTTGTTCGTGCTGGAGCTGATCCACTTGGATCAGCGATAAACACGACGGAGTTACGCGAGATGGCCATCGAAGCTGCGACTATGAACGATGGAGGTGGCTCTGTGGCATTCCTCTTAGACTGTGCCATAGCGGCCCAAGATAAGATTGGCGACTATATAGATATGTTACAGCTGGCAGCATCCATGGCAAATGAACGCGTCGTTGATGTATTTTTGCAAAAAGGCGCTGTGGAGTTAATCAACAAGCGACTTTCTCCCGTGCATGAGCATTACAATCCATTTGACTCAATTGAGAGACCAAGACACCTTTCTCCGAAGCTTGGATGTACAGTCCTCATGCAAGTTGTGCTTTGCGAAGCATTTGGTTACTCTGGCTATAAAGGTTCTGGCCTTGTTCGCGCATGGGCACTGCCCAATAATTTGAGGCACAGAGAAAGCCTCGTCCACAGCTTGCTCGATGCTGGAGCTGACGCCACTGTAAGGCGCATTGAAGACAATGCTACTTTGGTTCATGGTGTATGTAGATGGGCCGGACCAAACATTATTCGTCGAATAATTTCCACATCTGGCTGTGATATCGACGAGACATATCACCAcaagccatcaccatctaGTAACAGGCATTTCGATGTAGCGCCTCCCGAATTCACTtgcggcggtgatggcgttggaTATTTGCACATAGCTGCCAGGTATTTCAACCTTTTAGGTGCGCAAGAACTGATTGAAAGCGGACTACAGCCAAGGGAAGATGCATCTGGGAGAACGGCACTTCACTGGGTTGCTCTGTCCGATGAAGAATACTCCAACTTTAGGGAAGAGCAAAGGGCGAAACAGCGTGGTTATACGTCTGATCCGGGATTGGATTGTAACCCTGCCCTACAAATGTCTAAATACCTGGTTGAAACTGGAGTCGCTATTGATGCGCAAGATTGCTGTGGCAGAACAGCACTTCATTACACATGCAGATTCAAAAACGTCGGCCTTATCATCCAACTCCTATCTTTGAATGCAAATTGCGGTGTGAAAGACAACGAAGGTAACACTGCGTTGCACGCATTAGCCCAGAAGGGATTTGCCAGGGATGTTATACACGCAGATGACGAGAATATTCTCGTGGTTTCAGAGTTAGTGCTAGCTTTCACCCGGAACCAAAGCTTCAAACCTAACGAGAAGAACGTCAATGGTGAGACAGCACTTATTATTGCTTGTAAAATGGCTTCCATTACCACGGTAGAGGTTCTGCTCTCTATTGGTTGTAACCCTAATATTTCGGACGAGGACCTGTGCACGCCATTGCATCACATACTATTGTCACCGGACCATTTGCATCCCGACGACACCGCAGAATCTGAACAATGGGAAAGAGAAGATATGAGAATCGATAAATTGAAAAAACTTCTGCTTGTGGCCGGAGCAAATGAGAGACTGGTAAATAACAAGGGTCAAACCTTTGCGGATATGAGGGCTGCTGAGGCGATGGCTATTGCCGCAGCTAGAGAGCGGGGCAAAGAGCATATTGAGAGATTGAAACGAGCTcgtgaggaggaggaaagaGGGCGTCGGAGCCGTGGCCATAGATTTGGTCTTGGATCTAGTGGTCGTGGCCGTGTACCTGCGTCTATCTTGGACCCCGAGGACCCAATACCTGtttctggagctggtcaTGGGAGAGGCAACGGTCGTTGA